A genome region from Solanum pennellii chromosome 12, SPENNV200 includes the following:
- the LOC107007230 gene encoding adenylate kinase 5, chloroplastic isoform X2, with product MAMIASVTMNFPHISTHNNSFNQAFSPICTNNPSNFSSSSFSSIPISSNSIRLSSSIAYSEQLIASHNVNRRTKNHKIKVISARSEPLKVMISGAPASGKGTQCELIVQKFGLVHISTGDLLRAELSAGTDIGNKAKEYMNTGRLVPDEIVTAMVTTRLSKEDAKEKGWLLDGYPRTVAQAESLERLNIRPDIYIVLDVPDAILIDRCVGRRLDPLTGKIYHVTNFPPETEDIKARLITRPDDTEEKVKSRLQIYKQNAEAILPVYSDIMNKIDGNRSKDSVFAEIDSLLSRVQKEEQDARKSEESAISSTRADMASLSKDWRGIPTRLNNIPHSREIREYFYTDVLQATQRAVNDGKTRLKIEINIPELNPSMDVYRIGTLMELISVLALSFADDGKRVKVCVQGSMGEGALAGMPLQLAGSRKILEYMDWGDYGALGNFVNIGSIGGKEVEKQDDVFILVAPQNAVGNCIIDDMRAMTDAAGNRPIILVNPKLKDLPASSGIMQTMGRDKRLEYAALFEICYQFRLLYYAGTQYPIMGALRMSYPYPYDKFLL from the exons atggCGATGATAGCTTCAGTCACTATGAATTTTCCTCACATTTCTACTCATAATAATTCTTTTAATCAAGCTTTTTCTCCAATCTGTACTAATAATCCTTCTAATTTCTCATCATCATCGTTTTCATCAATACCAATTTCTTCGAATTCTATCCGTTTATCATCTTCAATTGCTTACTCGGAACAACTAATCGCGTCTCACAATGTCAATCGACGTACtaagaatcacaaaatcaag GTGATATCTGCAAGAAGTGAGCCTTTAAAGGTGATGATATCAGGTGCCCCTGCATCTGGTAAAGGGACTCAATGTGAATTGATTGTACAAAAG TTTGGACTGGTGCACATATCAACTGGTGATCTCCTACGAGCTGAATTATCGGCTGGTACAGATATTGGAAATAAAGCTAAGGAGTATATGAACACTGGTCGCCTAGTTCCTGATGAGATTGTAACAGCT ATGGTGACAACACGACTATCAAAGGAAGATGCAAAAGAAAAAGGGTGGCTTCTGGATGGGTATCCACGAACGGTGGCTCAAGCAGAAAGTCTGGAAAGGTTGAATATCAGACCAGATATCTACATTGTGCTTGAT GTTCCTGATGCGATTCTTATTGACAGATGTGTTGGTAGAAGGCTAGATCCTCTCACTGGTAAAATATACCATGTTACTAATTTCCCTCCAGAGACTGAGGACATCAAAGCAAGGCTCATAACTCGTCCTGATGACACAGAGGAAAAG GTGAAATCACGTCTGCAAATATACAAGCAAAATGCTGAAGCAATATTACCAGTGTACTCAGATATAATGAATAAG ATTGATGGGAACCGCAGCAAAGATTCAGTATTTGCAGAAATTGATTCCTTATTGTCACGTGTGCAGAAAGAGGAACAAGATGCAAGAAAATCAG AAGAATCAGCAATTTCCAGTACTCGAGCTGATATGGCATCTTTGAGCAAG GATTGGAGAGGAATACCTACTAGACTGAATAATATTCCTCACTCAAGAGAAATTAGGGAATATTTCTACACTGATGTGCTTCAGGCTACTCAAAGAGCTGTCAATGATGGGAAAACTCGTTTAAAG ATAGAAATCAATATCCCGGAGCTGAATCCTTCTATG GATGTTTATCGAATAGGTACTCTAATGGAACTTATCAGTGTACTTGCTCTTTCATTTGCTGACGATGGAAAGCGTGTCAAG GTTTGTGTCCAAGGGTCTATGGGGGAAGGTGCACTTGCAGGGATGCCTTTGCAGCTTGCAGGAAGTCGAAAGATATTAGAGTACATGGATTGGGGTGATTATGGCGCGTTGGGAAACTTTGTCAATATTGGTTCTATAG GTGGCAAGGAGGTTGAAAAACAAGATGACGTGTTCATTCTAGTGGCTCCCCAGAATGCTGTCGGAAATTGCATCATAGAT GATATGAGAGCTATGACTGATGCAGCCGGTAACCGACCGATTATTCTTGTCAACCCCAAGCTAAAG GATTTACCTGCTTCAAGCGGTATCATGCAA ACAATGGGTAGAGATAAGAGATTGGAATATGCTGCATTGTTTGAGATATGCTATCAATTCCGGCTACTCTACTATGCAGGAACACAATATCCTATTATGGGGGCACTCAG GATGTCGTACCCGTATCCTTATGATAAATTCTTGTTGTAA
- the LOC107007230 gene encoding adenylate kinase 5, chloroplastic isoform X1 translates to MAMIASVTMNFPHISTHNNSFNQAFSPICTNNPSNFSSSSFSSIPISSNSIRLSSSIAYSEQLIASHNVNRRTKNHKIKVISARSEPLKVMISGAPASGKGTQCELIVQKFGLVHISTGDLLRAELSAGTDIGNKAKEYMNTGRLVPDEIVTAMVTTRLSKEDAKEKGWLLDGYPRTVAQAESLERLNIRPDIYIVLDVPDAILIDRCVGRRLDPLTGKIYHVTNFPPETEDIKARLITRPDDTEEKVKSRLQIYKQNAEAILPVYSDIMNKIDGNRSKDSVFAEIDSLLSRVQKEEQDARKSEESAISSTRADMASLSKDWRGIPTRLNNIPHSREIREYFYTDVLQATQRAVNDGKTRLKIEINIPELNPSMDVYRIGTLMELISVLALSFADDGKRVKVCVQGSMGEGALAGMPLQLAGSRKILEYMDWGDYGALGNFVNIGSIGGKEVEKQDDVFILVAPQNAVGNCIIDDMRAMTDAAGNRPIILVNPKLKDLPASSGIMQTMGRDKRLEYAALFEICYQFRLLYYAGTQYPIMGALRMSYPYPYELYKRVDESPGKEKYISLATFAKRPSIDEMNDAFEGKSRNQEKKAEGFWGFLSGIL, encoded by the exons atggCGATGATAGCTTCAGTCACTATGAATTTTCCTCACATTTCTACTCATAATAATTCTTTTAATCAAGCTTTTTCTCCAATCTGTACTAATAATCCTTCTAATTTCTCATCATCATCGTTTTCATCAATACCAATTTCTTCGAATTCTATCCGTTTATCATCTTCAATTGCTTACTCGGAACAACTAATCGCGTCTCACAATGTCAATCGACGTACtaagaatcacaaaatcaag GTGATATCTGCAAGAAGTGAGCCTTTAAAGGTGATGATATCAGGTGCCCCTGCATCTGGTAAAGGGACTCAATGTGAATTGATTGTACAAAAG TTTGGACTGGTGCACATATCAACTGGTGATCTCCTACGAGCTGAATTATCGGCTGGTACAGATATTGGAAATAAAGCTAAGGAGTATATGAACACTGGTCGCCTAGTTCCTGATGAGATTGTAACAGCT ATGGTGACAACACGACTATCAAAGGAAGATGCAAAAGAAAAAGGGTGGCTTCTGGATGGGTATCCACGAACGGTGGCTCAAGCAGAAAGTCTGGAAAGGTTGAATATCAGACCAGATATCTACATTGTGCTTGAT GTTCCTGATGCGATTCTTATTGACAGATGTGTTGGTAGAAGGCTAGATCCTCTCACTGGTAAAATATACCATGTTACTAATTTCCCTCCAGAGACTGAGGACATCAAAGCAAGGCTCATAACTCGTCCTGATGACACAGAGGAAAAG GTGAAATCACGTCTGCAAATATACAAGCAAAATGCTGAAGCAATATTACCAGTGTACTCAGATATAATGAATAAG ATTGATGGGAACCGCAGCAAAGATTCAGTATTTGCAGAAATTGATTCCTTATTGTCACGTGTGCAGAAAGAGGAACAAGATGCAAGAAAATCAG AAGAATCAGCAATTTCCAGTACTCGAGCTGATATGGCATCTTTGAGCAAG GATTGGAGAGGAATACCTACTAGACTGAATAATATTCCTCACTCAAGAGAAATTAGGGAATATTTCTACACTGATGTGCTTCAGGCTACTCAAAGAGCTGTCAATGATGGGAAAACTCGTTTAAAG ATAGAAATCAATATCCCGGAGCTGAATCCTTCTATG GATGTTTATCGAATAGGTACTCTAATGGAACTTATCAGTGTACTTGCTCTTTCATTTGCTGACGATGGAAAGCGTGTCAAG GTTTGTGTCCAAGGGTCTATGGGGGAAGGTGCACTTGCAGGGATGCCTTTGCAGCTTGCAGGAAGTCGAAAGATATTAGAGTACATGGATTGGGGTGATTATGGCGCGTTGGGAAACTTTGTCAATATTGGTTCTATAG GTGGCAAGGAGGTTGAAAAACAAGATGACGTGTTCATTCTAGTGGCTCCCCAGAATGCTGTCGGAAATTGCATCATAGAT GATATGAGAGCTATGACTGATGCAGCCGGTAACCGACCGATTATTCTTGTCAACCCCAAGCTAAAG GATTTACCTGCTTCAAGCGGTATCATGCAA ACAATGGGTAGAGATAAGAGATTGGAATATGCTGCATTGTTTGAGATATGCTATCAATTCCGGCTACTCTACTATGCAGGAACACAATATCCTATTATGGGGGCACTCAG GATGTCGTACCCGTATCCTTATGAGTTATACAAGAGAGTCGATGAATCACCGGGGAAGGAAAAATACATATCCTTGGCAACATTTGCAAAGCGGCCAAGTattgatgaaatgaacgatGCCTTCGAAGGAAAATCAAG AAATCAAGAGAAAAAAGCAGAGGGATTTTG GGGCTTCTTGAGTGGTATACTATAA
- the LOC107007205 gene encoding transmembrane 9 superfamily member 11-like, which translates to MVSFDKLKIWVLCICLVSELGYGFYLPGSYPHKYGVGDFLNVKVNSLTSIDTELPYSYYSLPFCKPEEGVKDSAENLGELLMGDRIENSPYRFKMYTNETEVFLCQTKPLSADEFKLLKERIDEMYQVNLILDNLPAIRYTKKENYFLRWTGYPVGIKVQDAYYVFNHLKFTVLVHKFEETNVARVMGTGDGSEVISTVGNEGSDAPGYMVVGFEVVPCSFQHTPDSLKNLKMYNKLPSPIKCDPTTVSMAIKENEPVSFTYEVNFVESDIKWPSRWDAYLKMEGAKVHWFSILNSLMVITFLAGIVLVIFLRTIRRDLARYDELDKEAQAQMNEELSGWKLVVGDVFRAPSNPGLLCAMVGDGVQILGMAVVTIMFAALGFMSPASRGTLITGMLFFYMILGVAAGYVSVRLWRTIFCGDHKGWVGVAWKAACFFPGLSFLILTVLNFLLWGSHSTGAIPFSLFVVLILLWFCISVPLTLIGGYLGAKAPHIEYPVRTNQIPREIPAQKYPSWLLVLGAGTLPFGTLFIELFFIMSSLWMGRVYYVFGFLLIVMILLVVVCAEVSLVLTYMHLCVEDWKWWWKSFFASGSVAIYIFLYSINYLIFDLKSLSGPVSATLYLGYSLFMVLAIMFATGTVGFLSSFWFVHYLFSSVKLD; encoded by the coding sequence ATGGTGTCTTTTGATAAATTAAAGATTTGGGTTTTGTGTATCTGTTTGGTTTCTGAATTGGGTTATGGGTTTTATCTGCCTGGAAGTTATCCTCACAAATATGGGGTTGGTGATTTCTTGAATGTTAAGGTTAATTCGTTGACTTCAATTGACACTGAATTGCCTTATAGTTATTATAGTTTGCCTTTCTGTAAGCCTGAGGAGGGTGTGAAGGATAGTGCAGAAAATCTAGGTGAGCTTCTTATGGGTGATAGGATTGAGAATTCTCCTTATAGGTTTAAGATGTATACTAATGAGACTGAGGTTTTCTTATGTCAAACTAAACCTTTGTCTGCTGATGAATTTAAGCTTTTGAAAGAGAGGATTGATGAGATGTATCAGGTGAATTTGATTCTTGATAACTTGCCTGCTATTCGTTATACCAAGAAGGAGAATTACTTCTTGCGTTGGACGGGGTATCCTGTTGGGATTAAGGTGCAAGATGCATATTATGTGTTTAATCATTTAAAGTTTACGGTTCTCGTTCATAAATTTGAGGAGACCAATGTGGCTCGTGTGATGGGTACCGGGGATGGATCAGAGGTGATTTCGACAGTAGGAAATGAAGGATCTGATGCACCTGGATATATGGTTGTTGGATTTGAGGTTGTACCTTGTAGTTTCCAGCATACGCCTGATTCGTTGAAGAATCTTAAAATGTACAATAAGCTCCCATCTCCAATCAAGTGTGACCCGACGACTGTGTCCATGGctattaaagaaaatgaaccTGTGAGTTTTACTTATGAGGTGAACTTTGTGGAGAGTGACATCAAGTGGCCGTCGAGATGGGATGCTTATTTGAAGATGGAAGGTGCAAAGGTGCATTGGTTCTCAATACTCAATTCCCTTATGGTTATCACTTTCTTGGCTGGTATTGTGCTTGTGATCTTTTTGAGAACAATCCGTCGGGATCTGGCAAGGTATGATGAACTAGACAAAGAGGCTCAAGCTCAGATGAACGAGGAGTTATCTGGGTGGAAACTTGTTGTTGGTGATGTTTTCCGTGCCCCTAGTAACCCTGGCCTTCTCTGCGCGATGGTTGGGGATGGAGTTCAAATCTTGGGGATGGCTGTAGTGACTATTATGTTTGCTGCCCTTGGATTCATGTCTCCAGCATCTCGTGGAACATTGATTACAGGTATGCTATTCTTTTACATGATTCTTGGTGTTGCAGCTGGCTATGTTTCCGTTCGTCTTTGGAGGACAATCTTCTGTGGCGATCACAAGGGATGGGTTGGAGTCGCATGGAAGGCTGCTTGTTTCTTCCCTGGACTTTCTTTCCTAATTCTTACTgtattgaactttttgttatGGGGTAGTCACAGCACAGGGGCCATTCCCTTTTCTTTGTTTGTCGTCCTCATTTTACTTTGGTTCTGTATCTCCGTCCCCCTAACCCTGATCGGTGGCTACCTTGGGGCAAAGGCACCTCACATCGAATACCCAGTCCGAACCAACCAAATCCCACGTGAAATTCCAGCACAGAAATATCCATCTTGGCTTTTGGTTCTCGGGGCAGGCACCCTTCCTTTTGGCACACTGTTCATTGAGCTCTTTTTTATCATGTCAAGTCTCTGGATGGGTCGTGTGTACTATGTCTTCGGTTTCCTCCTCATCGTTATGATTCTCCTCGTCGTCGTTTGTGCTGAGGTGTCTCTTGTTCTAACCTACATGCATCTTTGTGTGGAGGACTGGAAATGGTGGTGGAAGTCATTCTTTGCTTCTGGTTCAGTCGCGATATACATTTTCCTGTACTCCATCAACTATCTAATATTCGACCTCAAGAGCTTAAGTGGCCCTGTTTCCGCCACCCTTTACCTCGGATACTCCCTCTTCATGGTCTTGGCTATTATGTTTGCAACAGGCACTGTCGGGTTCCTTTCGTCTTTCTGGTTTGTACATTATTTGTTCTCTTCAGTGAAGCTAGATTGA